In Ipomoea triloba cultivar NCNSP0323 chromosome 15, ASM357664v1, one genomic interval encodes:
- the LOC116006478 gene encoding probable WRKY transcription factor 26 isoform X2, producing the protein MSSSGGSLNTCVDNSHHHNSYSSFSSFSFTDLLSNNEESKNPEKGLGSSSSSFNWGISDTHEIPKFKSFPPATLPISPSPVSPSSFLNIPPSLSPSVLLDSPVFFSTSNVLPLSPTTGAFAGLNNNPKDEERKSNDFSFQSRAASSSSMFQSSLGRNSMEEQMSRQQQQPNMGSADFSTMKTDVKPELPQTHSFSQENPAMQQPTMVHYSQPSQYARAQKAEDGYNWRKYGQKQVKGSENPRSYYKCTFPNCPTKKKVERNLDGHITEIVYKGNHNHPKPQSTRRSSSSSQSVQINPESFNIDVANQSNMMLGSTQRDSFITPENSSASFGDEDLEQGSPSRDDDENEPEAKRWKGDNENEAISSASRTVREPRIVVQTTSDIDILDDGYRWRKYGQKVVKGNPNPRSYYKCTFLGCPVRKHVERASHDLRAVITTYEGKHNHDVPAARGSGGYSLNKPQQPQPAGNMVSSAAPVALRPSTMPNHSLNYQNAIFNPRPQTTQSQQPITLQMLQRPAGNLGYSSLGNSTGSYMPTGKDEPKDDFFSTFLN; encoded by the exons atgagttctTCAGGTGGAAGTTTGAACACTTGTGTGGATAATTCCCATCACCATAACTCCTACTCTTCTTTCTCCTCTTTCTCCTTCACCGATCTTCTCTCCAACAACGAAGAATCCAAGAACCCAGAAAAGGGTTtgggttcttcttcttcctcctttaACTGGGGGATTTCAGACACCCACGAAATCCCAAAGTTCAAGTCTTTCCCGCCGGCGACTTTGCCCATATCACCGTCTCCGGTGTCTCCTTCGTCTTTTCTTAATATCCCCCCGTCCTTGAGCCCTTCTGTGCTGTTGGACTCTCCTGTCTTCTTCTCCACCTCAAAT GTTCTTCCGTTATCTCCCACCACTGGTGCATTTGCTGGATTAAATAATAACCCTAAGGATGAAGAAAGGAAGAGCAATGATTTCTCCTTCCAAAGTAGGGCTGCTTCCTCTTCATCCATGTTCCAATCTTCTCTTGGAAGAAATTCAATG GAAGAACAAATGTCAaggcaacaacaacaaccaaacATGGGATCTGCAGATTTCTCCACAATGAAGACTGATGTAAAACCAGAACTGCCTCAAACCCATAGCTTCTCCCAGGAAAACCCTGCAATGCAGCAGCCTACAATGGTGCATTACAGCCAGCCATCTCAGTATGCAAGAGCCCAGAAGGCAGAAGACGGGTACAACTGGAGAAAGTATGGACAGAAGCAGGTGAAAGGGAGCGAAAACCCGAGGAGTTACTACAAATGCACATTCCCAAACTGCCCTACAAAGAAGAAGGTTGAGAGAAACCTGGATGGACACATCACTGAGATTGTCTACAAGGGCAACCACAATCACCCCAAGCCTCAATCCACCCGAAGATCATCGTCGTCTTCCCAGTCAGTTCAGATCAACCCCGAAAGCTTTAACATTGACGTCGCGAACCAATCAAATATGATGCTTGGAAGCACTCAGCGCGACAGCTTTATCACCCCTGAGAATTCCTCGGCTTCTTTTGGCGATGAGGATCTCGAGCAGGGCTCCCCATCCAGAGATGACGATGAAAACGAGCCTGAAGCTAAGAGATG GAAGGGTGacaatgaaaatgaggcaataTCTTCTGCAAGCAGAACAGTGAGAGAACCAAGAATTGTAGTTCAGACAACAAGTGACATTGATATTCTTGATGATGGTTATAGATGGAGAAAATATGGACAGAAAGTTGTCAAAGGAAACCCAAATCCTAG GAGCTACTACAAATGCACGTTTCTGGGTTGCCCCGTGAGAAAGCACGTGGAGCGAGCCTCCCACGATCTTCGGGCAGTGATCACAACATACGAGGGAAAACACAACCATGATGTCCCTGCAGCACGCGGTAGTGGGGGCTATTCCCTCAATAAACCTCAGCAACCTCAGCCTGCCGGTAACATGGTCAGCAGTGCAGCACCAGTTGCGCTGAGGCCTTCAACGATGCCCAACCACTCGTTGAACTACCAGAACGCCATTTTTAACCCGAGGCCACAGACCACACAGAGCCAACAGCCAATAACCTTGCAGATGTTGCAGAGACCTGCAGGGAATTTAGGGTACTCGAGCTTAGGGAACTCGACGGGATCCTACATGCCCACTGGAAAAGACGAACCTAAAGACGACTTCTTCAGCACTTTCCTAAACTGA
- the LOC116006479 gene encoding CASP-like protein 4B1: protein MSDLMNNSAKEAETVPAPIPPPPGAGARDAESQTAAGMGTGVGNIVRRWRREDLLKKSSLGARAAALLFSLLAFIIMASNKHGDWKDFDRYEEYRYVLAISILSTLYSGLQTFRQLHELSTGRIYSSGRNWAMIDFFGDQVAAYLLISSASSAVPMTNRMRESNDNLFTDSSASAISMEFLAFLAMAISAVISGYKFSRQSYI, encoded by the exons ATGTCGGATCTCATGAATAATTCGGCGAAAGAGGCCGAGACTGTGCCGGCTCCGATACCGCCACCTCCCGGCGCCGGCGCCCGGGATGCCGAGAGCCAGACGGCGGCGGGGATGGGTACCGGAGTGGGGAACATCGTCCGGCGGTGGAGGAGAGAGGATTTGCTGAAGAAATCTTCTTTGGGCGCACGCGCCGCCGCTCTGCTCTTCTCCTTGCTCGCCTTCATCATCATGGCTAGTAATAAGCATGGGGATTGGAAAGATTTCGACAGATACGAGGAATACAG GTATGTGTTGGCAATATCAATTCTGTCTACGCTGTATTCTGGACTGCAGACTTTCCGGCAACTCCATGAACTTTCCACCGGAAGAATATACTCTTCCGGACGAAATTGGGCTATGATAGACTTTTTTGGTGATCAG GTGGCAGCATACTTGTTAATATCCTCAGCATCATCTGCAGTGCCAATGACAAATAGGATGAGAGAAAGCAATGACAACCTATTTACTGATTCCTCTGCATCAGCTATAAGTATGGAGTTCTTGGCATTCCTTGCTATGGCGATTTCGGCTGTCATTTCTGGATATAAATTTTCTCGCCAGTCCTACATTTGA
- the LOC116006927 gene encoding F-box/LRR-repeat protein 3 isoform X1, with the protein MKKQKSSMESSFNHFDRLSEEILFTVLDSLNENPADRKSFSLVCKAFYDAESSHRKALKPMRSEQLTKILKRYPHVSHLDLSLCPRVSDDSLAAIAGLCREMLRSINLSRSRFFTHAGLSNLVMNCGNLVEIDLSNATELKDMAAAVIAEAKNLERLWLVRCRGVTDIGIGCIAVGCKKLRLLNLRWCLGVGDLGVGLIAVKCKEIRSLDLSYLPISNKCLSSISKLQNLEDLVLEGCYGIDDDSLIALKQGCKSLETLDMSSCQNVSPVGLSSLTSSAGCLRQLTLSYGSPVTLALGESLQNLSMLQSIKLDGCQVTCSGLKAIGNWCVSLKELSLSKCPGVTDEGLCSVVTKHRELQKLDITCCRKITHVSISNITNSCSYLTSLRMESCTLVPREAFVLIGQRCRFLEELDVTDNEIDNEGLKSISMCLGLSSLKLGICLNITDKGLIHIGMCCPNLKELDLYRSAGVTDSGIYAIARGCLSLEMINIAYCNRITDHSFVSLSKCSKLNTLESRGCPLLTSSGLAAVAVGCKLLAKLDIKWCYNIDDAGMISLAQFSQNLRQINLSYTSVTDVGLLSLASIGCLQSMTVLHVKGLSPSGLAAVLLACGGLTKVKLPSSFKSIFPLPLIEHLQVRGCAFQWSDKVFQQAELDPKCWKLQMDDVE; encoded by the exons ATGAAGAAGCAGAAATCCAGCATGGAGTCCAGTTTCAACCACTTCGATCGTCTCTCCGAGGAGATTTTGTTCACGGTTCTTGATTCCCTGAATGAGAACCCAGCCGACAGAAAATCCTTCTCGCTTGTCTGCAAGGCATTCTACGACGCTGAGTCTTCTCACAGGAAAGCGCTGAAGCCCATGCGGTCGGAGCAGCTGACAAAGATTCTGAAGAGATACCCTCACGTTTCTCATCTGGATCTCTCTCTGTGCCCCAGGGTTTCAGACGATTCCCTCGCGGCGATTGCGGGTTTGTGCAGGGAAATGCTGAGGTCAATCAATCTGTCTAGGTCTAGGTTCTTTACCCACGCGGGGCTGTCGAATTTGGTGATGAATTGCGGGAATTTGGTGGAAATTGATCTGTCAAACGCTACAGAATTGAAGGATATGGCGGCGGCCGTCATAGCAGAAGCTAAGAATCTGGAGAGGCTGTGGTTGGTGAGATGTCGGGGCGTTACTGATATTGGAATTGGGTGTATTGCTGTTGGGTGTAAGAAGTTGAGACTTCTTAACTTGAGATGGTGTTTGGGTGTTGGAGACCTAGGAGTTGGTCTGATTGCTGTCAAGTGTAAGGAGATTCGTAGTTTGGATCTCTCATATTTGCCG ATCTCTAATAAATGTTTATCATCAATCTCGAAGTTGCAAAATCTTGAAGATTTGGTGCTAGAAGGATGCTATGGTATTGATGATGACAGCCTTATAGCTCTCAAACAAGGATGCAAATCGCTAGAG ACACTTGATATGTCAAGCTGCCAGAACGTTAGTCCTGTGGGTTTATCTTCATTGACGAGCAGTGCTGGATGTCTTCGACAACTTACCTTGTCGTATGGTTCTCCT GTCACTCTTGCTCTGGGCGAGAGCTTGCAGAACCTTTCTATGTTGCAGTCCATTAAACTAGATGGTTGCCAGGTGACGTGTTCTGGACTCAAGGCGATTGGGAACTGGTGCGTGTCGCTAAAGGAGCTGAGTTTGAGTAAATGCCCAGGAGTTACAGATGAAGGTCTTTGCTCCGTGGTTACAAAGCACCGAGAGTTACAGAAGCTAGACATCACTTGTTGCCGCAAGATAACTCACGTGTCGATTTCCAACATAACGAATTCGTGCTCCTACCTGACTTCACTCAGGATGGAGTCTTGCACTCTGGTTCCGAGAGAAGCTTTTGTTTTGATTGGACAGCGCTGCCGGTTTCTCGAGGAGCTTGACGTTACAGATAATGAAATTGACAACGAAG GCCTAAAGTCCATTTCAATGTGTTTGGGACTGTCCTCGTTAAAATTGGGCATTTGCCTGAACATAACTGACAAGGGGCTTATCCACATTGGCATGTGCTGTCCAAATCTCAAGGAGCTCGATTTATACAG GTCTGCTGGAGTTACTGATTCGGGCATTTATGCGATTGCTCGTGGCTGCCTCAGCCTTGAGATGATTAATATAGCCTATTGCAATCGTATAACTGATCATTCCTTCGTATCGTTGTCCAAGTGTTCAAAGTTAAACACGCTTGAAAGTAGAGGATGCCCTCTTCTCACATCGTCGGGACTAGCTGCAGTTGCTGTCGGTTGCAAGCTACTCGCTAAGCTAGACATTAAGTGGTGCTACAATATCGATGACGCGGGAATGATTTCGCTCGCTCAATTCTCGCAAAATCTCAGACAG ATAAACTTGTCGTACACCTCGGTCACGGATGTCGGTCTCTTGTCCCTCGCTAGCATCGGCTGTCTCCAGAGCATGACGGTACTCCACGTGAAGGGGCTGAGCCCTAGCGGACTAGCTGCTGTTCTTCTGGCATGCGGTGGACTGACAAAAGTGAAACTGCCATCTTCGTTTAAATCTATTTTTCCACTACCTCTCATCGAACATTTACAAGTACGAGGTTGTGCTTTCCAGTGGAGCGACAAGGTGTTTCAG CAGGCGGAATTAGACCCGAAATGTTGGAAACTTCAAATGGACGACGTGGAGTAA
- the LOC116006927 gene encoding F-box/LRR-repeat protein 3 isoform X2, which produces MKKQKSSMESSFNHFDRLSEEILFTVLDSLNENPADRKSFSLVCKAFYDAESSHRKALKPMRSEQLTKILKRYPHVSHLDLSLCPRVSDDSLAAIAGLCREMLRSINLSRSRFFTHAGLSNLVMNCGNLVEIDLSNATELKDMAAAVIAEAKNLERLWLVRCRGVTDIGIGCIAVGCKKLRLLNLRWCLGVGDLGVGLIAVKCKEIRSLDLSYLPISNKCLSSISKLQNLEDLVLEGCYGIDDDSLIALKQGCKSLETLDMSSCQNVSPVGLSSLTSSAGCLRQLTLSYGSPVTLALGESLQNLSMLQSIKLDGCQVTCSGLKAIGNWCVSLKELSLSKCPGVTDEGLCSVVTKHRELQKLDITCCRKITHVSISNITNSCSYLTSLRMESCTLVPREAFVLIGQRCRFLEELDVTDNEIDNEGLKSISMCLGLSSLKLGICLNITDKGLIHIGMCCPNLKELDLYRSAGVTDSGIYAIARGCLSLEMINIAYCNRITDHSFVSLSKCSKLNTLESRGCPLLTSSGLAAVAVGCKLLAKLDIKWCYNIDDAGMISLAQFSQNLRQINLSYTSVTDVGLLSLASIGCLQSMTVLHVKGLSPSGLAAVLLACGGLTKVKLPSSFKSIFPLPLIEHLQVRGCAFQWSDKVFQAELDPKCWKLQMDDVE; this is translated from the exons ATGAAGAAGCAGAAATCCAGCATGGAGTCCAGTTTCAACCACTTCGATCGTCTCTCCGAGGAGATTTTGTTCACGGTTCTTGATTCCCTGAATGAGAACCCAGCCGACAGAAAATCCTTCTCGCTTGTCTGCAAGGCATTCTACGACGCTGAGTCTTCTCACAGGAAAGCGCTGAAGCCCATGCGGTCGGAGCAGCTGACAAAGATTCTGAAGAGATACCCTCACGTTTCTCATCTGGATCTCTCTCTGTGCCCCAGGGTTTCAGACGATTCCCTCGCGGCGATTGCGGGTTTGTGCAGGGAAATGCTGAGGTCAATCAATCTGTCTAGGTCTAGGTTCTTTACCCACGCGGGGCTGTCGAATTTGGTGATGAATTGCGGGAATTTGGTGGAAATTGATCTGTCAAACGCTACAGAATTGAAGGATATGGCGGCGGCCGTCATAGCAGAAGCTAAGAATCTGGAGAGGCTGTGGTTGGTGAGATGTCGGGGCGTTACTGATATTGGAATTGGGTGTATTGCTGTTGGGTGTAAGAAGTTGAGACTTCTTAACTTGAGATGGTGTTTGGGTGTTGGAGACCTAGGAGTTGGTCTGATTGCTGTCAAGTGTAAGGAGATTCGTAGTTTGGATCTCTCATATTTGCCG ATCTCTAATAAATGTTTATCATCAATCTCGAAGTTGCAAAATCTTGAAGATTTGGTGCTAGAAGGATGCTATGGTATTGATGATGACAGCCTTATAGCTCTCAAACAAGGATGCAAATCGCTAGAG ACACTTGATATGTCAAGCTGCCAGAACGTTAGTCCTGTGGGTTTATCTTCATTGACGAGCAGTGCTGGATGTCTTCGACAACTTACCTTGTCGTATGGTTCTCCT GTCACTCTTGCTCTGGGCGAGAGCTTGCAGAACCTTTCTATGTTGCAGTCCATTAAACTAGATGGTTGCCAGGTGACGTGTTCTGGACTCAAGGCGATTGGGAACTGGTGCGTGTCGCTAAAGGAGCTGAGTTTGAGTAAATGCCCAGGAGTTACAGATGAAGGTCTTTGCTCCGTGGTTACAAAGCACCGAGAGTTACAGAAGCTAGACATCACTTGTTGCCGCAAGATAACTCACGTGTCGATTTCCAACATAACGAATTCGTGCTCCTACCTGACTTCACTCAGGATGGAGTCTTGCACTCTGGTTCCGAGAGAAGCTTTTGTTTTGATTGGACAGCGCTGCCGGTTTCTCGAGGAGCTTGACGTTACAGATAATGAAATTGACAACGAAG GCCTAAAGTCCATTTCAATGTGTTTGGGACTGTCCTCGTTAAAATTGGGCATTTGCCTGAACATAACTGACAAGGGGCTTATCCACATTGGCATGTGCTGTCCAAATCTCAAGGAGCTCGATTTATACAG GTCTGCTGGAGTTACTGATTCGGGCATTTATGCGATTGCTCGTGGCTGCCTCAGCCTTGAGATGATTAATATAGCCTATTGCAATCGTATAACTGATCATTCCTTCGTATCGTTGTCCAAGTGTTCAAAGTTAAACACGCTTGAAAGTAGAGGATGCCCTCTTCTCACATCGTCGGGACTAGCTGCAGTTGCTGTCGGTTGCAAGCTACTCGCTAAGCTAGACATTAAGTGGTGCTACAATATCGATGACGCGGGAATGATTTCGCTCGCTCAATTCTCGCAAAATCTCAGACAG ATAAACTTGTCGTACACCTCGGTCACGGATGTCGGTCTCTTGTCCCTCGCTAGCATCGGCTGTCTCCAGAGCATGACGGTACTCCACGTGAAGGGGCTGAGCCCTAGCGGACTAGCTGCTGTTCTTCTGGCATGCGGTGGACTGACAAAAGTGAAACTGCCATCTTCGTTTAAATCTATTTTTCCACTACCTCTCATCGAACATTTACAAGTACGAGGTTGTGCTTTCCAGTGGAGCGACAAGGTGTTTCAG GCGGAATTAGACCCGAAATGTTGGAAACTTCAAATGGACGACGTGGAGTAA
- the LOC116006478 gene encoding probable WRKY transcription factor 26 isoform X1: MSSSGGSLNTCVDNSHHHNSYSSFSSFSFTDLLSNNEESKNPEKGLGSSSSSFNWGISDTHEIPKFKSFPPATLPISPSPVSPSSFLNIPPSLSPSVLLDSPVFFSTSNVLPLSPTTGAFAGLNNNPKDEERKSNDFSFQSRAASSSSMFQSSLGRNSMQEEQMSRQQQQPNMGSADFSTMKTDVKPELPQTHSFSQENPAMQQPTMVHYSQPSQYARAQKAEDGYNWRKYGQKQVKGSENPRSYYKCTFPNCPTKKKVERNLDGHITEIVYKGNHNHPKPQSTRRSSSSSQSVQINPESFNIDVANQSNMMLGSTQRDSFITPENSSASFGDEDLEQGSPSRDDDENEPEAKRWKGDNENEAISSASRTVREPRIVVQTTSDIDILDDGYRWRKYGQKVVKGNPNPRSYYKCTFLGCPVRKHVERASHDLRAVITTYEGKHNHDVPAARGSGGYSLNKPQQPQPAGNMVSSAAPVALRPSTMPNHSLNYQNAIFNPRPQTTQSQQPITLQMLQRPAGNLGYSSLGNSTGSYMPTGKDEPKDDFFSTFLN, from the exons atgagttctTCAGGTGGAAGTTTGAACACTTGTGTGGATAATTCCCATCACCATAACTCCTACTCTTCTTTCTCCTCTTTCTCCTTCACCGATCTTCTCTCCAACAACGAAGAATCCAAGAACCCAGAAAAGGGTTtgggttcttcttcttcctcctttaACTGGGGGATTTCAGACACCCACGAAATCCCAAAGTTCAAGTCTTTCCCGCCGGCGACTTTGCCCATATCACCGTCTCCGGTGTCTCCTTCGTCTTTTCTTAATATCCCCCCGTCCTTGAGCCCTTCTGTGCTGTTGGACTCTCCTGTCTTCTTCTCCACCTCAAAT GTTCTTCCGTTATCTCCCACCACTGGTGCATTTGCTGGATTAAATAATAACCCTAAGGATGAAGAAAGGAAGAGCAATGATTTCTCCTTCCAAAGTAGGGCTGCTTCCTCTTCATCCATGTTCCAATCTTCTCTTGGAAGAAATTCAATG CAGGAAGAACAAATGTCAaggcaacaacaacaaccaaacATGGGATCTGCAGATTTCTCCACAATGAAGACTGATGTAAAACCAGAACTGCCTCAAACCCATAGCTTCTCCCAGGAAAACCCTGCAATGCAGCAGCCTACAATGGTGCATTACAGCCAGCCATCTCAGTATGCAAGAGCCCAGAAGGCAGAAGACGGGTACAACTGGAGAAAGTATGGACAGAAGCAGGTGAAAGGGAGCGAAAACCCGAGGAGTTACTACAAATGCACATTCCCAAACTGCCCTACAAAGAAGAAGGTTGAGAGAAACCTGGATGGACACATCACTGAGATTGTCTACAAGGGCAACCACAATCACCCCAAGCCTCAATCCACCCGAAGATCATCGTCGTCTTCCCAGTCAGTTCAGATCAACCCCGAAAGCTTTAACATTGACGTCGCGAACCAATCAAATATGATGCTTGGAAGCACTCAGCGCGACAGCTTTATCACCCCTGAGAATTCCTCGGCTTCTTTTGGCGATGAGGATCTCGAGCAGGGCTCCCCATCCAGAGATGACGATGAAAACGAGCCTGAAGCTAAGAGATG GAAGGGTGacaatgaaaatgaggcaataTCTTCTGCAAGCAGAACAGTGAGAGAACCAAGAATTGTAGTTCAGACAACAAGTGACATTGATATTCTTGATGATGGTTATAGATGGAGAAAATATGGACAGAAAGTTGTCAAAGGAAACCCAAATCCTAG GAGCTACTACAAATGCACGTTTCTGGGTTGCCCCGTGAGAAAGCACGTGGAGCGAGCCTCCCACGATCTTCGGGCAGTGATCACAACATACGAGGGAAAACACAACCATGATGTCCCTGCAGCACGCGGTAGTGGGGGCTATTCCCTCAATAAACCTCAGCAACCTCAGCCTGCCGGTAACATGGTCAGCAGTGCAGCACCAGTTGCGCTGAGGCCTTCAACGATGCCCAACCACTCGTTGAACTACCAGAACGCCATTTTTAACCCGAGGCCACAGACCACACAGAGCCAACAGCCAATAACCTTGCAGATGTTGCAGAGACCTGCAGGGAATTTAGGGTACTCGAGCTTAGGGAACTCGACGGGATCCTACATGCCCACTGGAAAAGACGAACCTAAAGACGACTTCTTCAGCACTTTCCTAAACTGA